ATACAACTGTCTATCGGTGGATAATGAAAAAAATGGAGGCAATAGGTTTGAAAGACAGACATGAAATTATAGATTACCTAATGGAGGAGTTTTCTGATGATGTTTCGGGTATGAAGAATGAGATACAGAAAATTGAGAATTATCTTTTCCAGAAAAAGCAAATGGGCTTAAGTGAATTAAAAGATATCTCCCAGGGTTTAACAGAGTATGATATTTATCGGGTTGCCAATAGTTTTTTCCAGAGAAAGGCGGAAACGATTAAGCAATTCCTTAAAATCCAACCCTATTTGAAGTCACCTCTGGTTTTAATTGATGCCCTTTCCAGGGTGCTTTGTAATTATGCGAAGAAGAGTAAGAATGATAAAACAATCCAGCATATAACTGCTGAACTATCTCGCATTGATAATCGTGTTAAGACGGGCTCTGATTTCGCAGAACTTAATCTGGAAATTTTTTTCATAAAAAATTTAGGAGGTTTAAATAAAGGAGCAATGTATGGAAAATAATTTTGAAAAACTAAAAGCGATTGAGACTGAGCGGAATGACCTGCTCAACAAATTGCAAAAAATAGAAGAGAAAAAGGCGAGTGTAAGTCATGAGGTGTATCTTAAAGTAAAAAGTGATTACGAAACGAAATTGAAAAAACTTGATGAGAAGATTGCGGAGAATAAAGAACTATTAAAGATAGAGATGGAAAACGCAAGGAGTGAACTTGCAGAGTTGTTGCAGAAACAGAAAGAATTAAAACTCCATCTTGAAGAAATTGAATTGAGGTATTCTATTGGTGAATATAGTGAAGATAAATTTAATGAATATGAGAAAGAAGCAAAGAGTAATTTGACCGATATCCAGGGAAGGATTAGAAGATTAGAGGATCGCATAAAATGGTGTGAAGGACTTATTGGGACGGATAGGATCGAAGAGCCTCAGGTGGCTAAGGAAATAGAGGAATTACCTATTGCAGAAAAAGAGGAAAAGGCAGAGGATTTGACGATAGATGAGCACATCCTTGAAGAAAAATTACCTGACGAAGTTAAAAAACTTGATGAATTACTTGTTGAGACAAATGCCCTATTGGAATCAGCGGAAGAAAAGGAACCCGAAAAGGTGAAAAAAGAGAAAGAAGAAGGTATTGCCTGTCCCAAATGTGGTTATATGAACCCACCAGATTCCTGGTATTGCGAAAAATGTGGGGCAGAGATTTTGACAGTTAATTAATAGTTAAAACATTTTAAATATGGTGTATAATCATCAACTTGCAGAAAAGAAGTGGCAAAAATACTGGATGGATAATGGGCTTTTTACTACCAATAATAATCCAAAAAAGAAATTCTATGATCTGGTTATGTTTGCCTATCCATCCGGTGACATCCATATGGGTCATTGTAAAAACTATGTAATTGGAGATGTGATTGCCCGCTACAAAAGAAGAGCAGGATTTGATGTGCTACATCCCTTTGGTTGGGATGCGTTTGGTTTGCCTGCGGAGAACAGGGCAATTGAGGTCGGTATCCATCCGCGCGAATGGACAATGAATAATATCCGCGTTTCAGATGAATCTTTGAAGATGTTAGGCATAAGTTATGACTGGAATAGAGAGATCATAACCTGCCTTCCTGATTATTATAAATGGACCCAGTGGATGTTTTTGTTAATGTATAAAAGGGGGCTTGCATATAAAAAAGAGGCATATGTGAATTGGTGCCCCGGGTGTCAGACAGTTTTGGCAAATGAACAGGTTGTAGATGGTCACTGTTACCGTTCTAACTGCAAATCACCGATTGAACGCAGGAAACTGAATCAATGGTTTTTCAAAATTACCGATTATGCCGAAAGATTGCTTAAAGACCTTGACCGTCTCTCCGGCTGGCCTGAAAGGGTTAAACAGATGCAGCGAAACTGGATTGGTAAGAGTGAAGGGACTAATATCATATTTCCAGTAAAAAATTCAGACATAAAATTGGAGGTGTTCACAACCCGCGCAGATACAATATTTGGTGTTACTTTTATTTCCATTGCTCCTGAAAATCCATTACTTGAAGGCTTAATCAAAGATTCACCCTATAAAGATGCTGTTAATAGTTATGTCAATGAGGCAGCAAGAAGGACTATCATAGAGCGTGCTGAGAAGGAAAAGGACGGTGTATTCACCGGTATCTATGCAATCAATCCAATCAATGGTAGAGAAGTTCCAATATATGTTGCTGACTATGTCCTTGTTGAGTATGGCAGTGGTGTCGTAATGGGTGTTCCCGCGCATGATTCAAGGGATTTTCAGTTCGCGAAAAAATATAACATACCGATTGAAATTGTCATTAAACCTAAAGATAATGAAATCAACCCCAAAAATATGAGTGATGCAT
The candidate division WOR-3 bacterium genome window above contains:
- the holA gene encoding DNA polymerase III subunit delta, whose product is MIDTENKDTKNNIYNHYLIMSDEQILIDNMINDIKKALKINESFDFETCSIQEYDYSDIINKIFTSPFVSPKRMLVLKNIEKKKISELQEFADMLKNVPKSCCLIMVYYADKKLSRKRVSEDFKKVCEVFPDAHFVVLMPDDTTVYRWIMKKMEAIGLKDRHEIIDYLMEEFSDDVSGMKNEIQKIENYLFQKKQMGLSELKDISQGLTEYDIYRVANSFFQRKAETIKQFLKIQPYLKSPLVLIDALSRVLCNYAKKSKNDKTIQHITAELSRIDNRVKTGSDFAELNLEIFFIKNLGGLNKGAMYGK
- a CDS encoding zinc finger protein, with amino-acid sequence MENNFEKLKAIETERNDLLNKLQKIEEKKASVSHEVYLKVKSDYETKLKKLDEKIAENKELLKIEMENARSELAELLQKQKELKLHLEEIELRYSIGEYSEDKFNEYEKEAKSNLTDIQGRIRRLEDRIKWCEGLIGTDRIEEPQVAKEIEELPIAEKEEKAEDLTIDEHILEEKLPDEVKKLDELLVETNALLESAEEKEPEKVKKEKEEGIACPKCGYMNPPDSWYCEKCGAEILTVN